A window of Halobacillus naozhouensis genomic DNA:
GAAGCGAACGCGATTCAATTAGCATCGATCACCACTTCCATGTTAAAAGGAGAATTAAGGCATCAAAAAGGTGTGGAGTATTTTACAGCTCAGAACTTAAAAGTTTCCTCGGCGAAGGACCTTGTAACGAATGTAGATGGAGAAGAAGGGGGCCCGCTACCCGCGACTTTATTGGTTAAATCGCAACACATAGAAGTTATTATAGAATAGTTATTTAATAGTATTAGAAGATGATATTGTCAGTTCACCTCGCTTCTTGTAAAATTAAGTTAATCAAATCTATGAGGTGAATCATGGAGTTTAAACAAATTCGGTTTATGATGCAAATGCAGGCAATGTCAACGTTAAGTGGAGGCACCACTTCCTCATTCAATAATTCAGTTCGTGATATGGCTTTTCAGAGTATTTTACAGTCTATTATGTCTCAGCAGCCGCCATACGGCAATAGCAGTGTCACTCAGAATAACCAGCCAACACCGCCAACACCGTTAACTAGTTTTAACGCATTTAGGTCTCAACCTGTACATATTAAGGATCAAACACCCTCTGTTTCTCACTCTCCTGTCCAGAGTCCTGTTGCAGAAGGAGAGAGCCAAACTATTGAAGCACTAATTAAAGAGGCTTCAGAGAAGTACGATGTTGAGGAAAGTCTCCTCCGTTCTGTCGTTAAAGCGGAATCAAACTTTGATCCTGATGTGGTGAGCCATGCGGGAGCGGAGGGGTTGATGCAATTAATGCCAGCTACAGCCAGGGGTCTTGGGGTAACTGACCCGTTTGATCCAAGGCAGAACCTTATGGGTGGAACGAAGTATTTAAAGCAAATGCTTGATCGCTATAGTGGAAATACTACCCTGGCGCTTGCGGCGTATAATGCTGGTCCTGGAAACGTTGATAAGTATGGTGGTGTTCCTCCGTTTGAAGAGACACAGAATTATGTAGATAAAGTATTAGGATATGCTTAACTAAAACCGCCCCAACGCTGATATGAAGCGTGGGGCGGTTTTTCATAAAAATAGGATTATGAGAAAGCAACTCCCATTCTTAGATTCTATGACTCATTTGAATGTATTGGTCGAATACTTTTGTCATCTCTTCGAGTCGGTGATGAACATCTTCGTCGATGAGTTCTCCATCAGCAGAGAAATGGTTGGTATGGGTATAGACATAATTAGGAGTGACAAGACAGCGGAAGTAGTCAAGAATAGGCTTAAGTTGACTTTCAATAACTAAGTGGTGCTGTAATGTTCCGCCGTTCGCTACTATGGAAACAGGCTTATATCGCATCGCCAGTGGTGAAATGGCATCGAGAAGGTTTTTTAAAGTTCCGGGAATGGACCCCTGGAAAATAGGTGTAGCAATAACGTAAGCATCTGCATGCTCCATTTCATGAATCAGCTTTTGCATATCCTCATTATATTGATCAACTGGCCGGCCATCGACGAACTGCATATCAAAATCTTTAAGATCAATGAGAGTTGTGTCATACTCTTTATGGAGCTTGCTTATATAGGTTTGGATTTCGTCCAGTAAACTTTTTGTTTTAGTTCCAACAATAGTTCCGTTAAGTAAAAGAATCTTCATGACCTGCTTCTCCCCTTTAATCTTCCATGAATGGGCACGATTTCACTAAACTTTCAACCATTATGTTAAATCATACGTTTTAAATAAGCAATTGTGACTGATTGAGTAAAGGGTCTTGGGAAGAGGGTATAGTATAATAAATCATCAATAAGAGGTGCAGCTCTATGAGAAAGATATGGAGAAGAATACGATTCTTATTTAATATAAAAAGATCGATCCCTTTCTTGATTGGATTTTTTCGATCACCGGATATCGCCAACGGGAATAAAGTGATAGCTATTTTACTTATGCTTGGCTACCTCCTATTCCCCTGGGATGTGATACCTGATTTCTTAGTAGTCTTCGGTCTGGTCGATGATATAGCAGTTCTGACTTTTATTTTACAGCAAATTGTCAAGATGGCTCCCGATTCCTTGAAAAAAGAGTATCGAATAGAAGAATAACAAATGTTTAAGAGTTAGTCATTTGAGGAACATATAAATTGCGTGAGATTAATTATCGAGGAGTGATTGATAGTGAGTAACGTAATGTTTACAGCACATGCTACAGCAAAAGGCGGACGTGAAGGTCACGTTAAGTCTGATGATGGTTTAATTGATTTAAATCTTGCACAGCCAGGCAGTGGGGATGAGCAGGGATCTAATCCAGAGCAGCTATTTGCAGCGGGTTATTCAGCTTGCTTCGATGGCGCCCTTAATCTGGTTGCGAGTAAGAAAAAAAAGGATATCGATTCTGAAATTACCGCTGATGTCAGCTTGTTAAAAGATGAATCAGATGGTGGCTTTAAGGTAGGAGTGGTGTTGAACGTTAGCCTTAAGGGAGTCTCCCAGGAAGAAGCGGAAGAACTTGTGGAAGAAGCTCACCAGGTTTGTCCTTACTCTAAAGCAACTCGAGGAAATATCGATGTAGAACTTAATGCTAAAGCAGTATAACTTTTGTAAAAACTCCAAGGCTTCAGGATAATTCTCCTGAAGCCTGTTTTTATTGCAGTTAAAGCTTATTTGAAAGACGTAGAGTAATATGATTTCCTATTGGATAGGTATCTGTGGTAGGTTATAGGTGAAAGTGAGGGCGATTTTATGAAGATAACTGATCAGGCTTGTCATCTCCTTGACCAGTTACTTGAAGACGAAGAAGCCAGTTGTTTACGTTTGTTCTTCGCTGGATTCGGGTGTGGTGAACCAGATATAGGCTTAACGTTAGCCGAACCTGAAGCAGATGATGAACTTCATCATATTAATTCGATCCCTGTTGCCATAGATCAACGGATTACTCATCTAACAAATGAGCTTATCATTGATGGGAAACAGACTATGGAGGGTCCTAAGTTTCAGATGTTTGGGCTGCCTGAAAAGGATTGTTAACGAAGCTACTGTTTGCACAGTAGCTTTTATTAATTTATTCATGAAAGTGATGTGTTCTGCTGACCCTCCTTAAAGGATTATTTGCTGATTTCAGGGAGTAGTTATTTACTTATCGAGCGTATGAAGGCGCACCCAGCTTTCACTAGTTTACGGTGGGATGTTTTTAGGATAATATGGAAGGCATCCTGATTCTAACCGGATCAGGCTTATTTTTGAAAAGTTAGAGGGTTGTAACAACATGATGGCATCAGGGCACCAAGTCGTTGGTTTTACTTGTGGAGTAGCTACACTAACATTCTTACCCGAACTGGTTCGTTTACCTACTACGTCTTTTGAGACCACGCTATTCTTTTTATTCGTTTTGTTTGGGTCGCTTCTTCCAGATATTGATACACCACGATCAACTCTTGGAAAGTGGTTTTGGAGACTCCTCCTCATCTTCCTTCTTGGGGCGGTCAGTGCTTATTTACTTGTACCGGTAATTATTAATGAGTATAGAGATGAATTAAGTATTGTTTCGATGTTTATCTTACCAATTCTGATTATGGTTCGCAGTCATCGAAAAATGACCCATTCCATTTTATTCATTTTTCTTATAGGTGGATACTGTTATTTTATTGGCTACTTTCTGGCTGTCCCATTGAATTATTTCATCGGACTGCTGGTCGGTGTCTGCTCACATTTGCTTGGGGATGTTATTACGAAAAAAGGAATACCAATATTATATCCTTTTTCTAAAAAGCATTTTCGGTTTATCGTAACGTTCAAAACGGGTTCACTTACTGAAAAATTTATCGTAATGACTTTAGCTGTAGCGAACCTGTGTTTTCTGGTGATTCATGTCCTTTAGCAGGTGGTATGCGTAATGGACAGTGTATCTATCAAGGAGTAATAATAAAAGCAAGAGGGCCTGTATTTTAGGCCCTCTTGCTTTTTATCATCGTTGCTTTTTAGGTTGTCTCATTTTCCTTTCGGGAATTGGCTCTTGCCGGATCATTTTCAAGAAAGCATACATGAAAATAAAGAGAATCACAGCAAAAGGGAGAGCCGATACAAGAGAAGCTGTCTGTAAAGCATTGAGTCCACCAGCTGTAAGTAGCACAGCTGCGATCGCCGCAATTAATACGCCCCATACAATCTTGGCAACTAACGGAGGGAATAGCGTTCCGCCGGCAGTCATACTAGATAAGATGTAGGTAGCAGAGTCAGCAGATGTAATTAAGAATGTGGCGATTAACAGAATTGATAGGATTGATAAAATATTTGTCATTGGCAGATAATTATATGTTTCAAAAAGTGCCAGTGCCACATCATCGTTTACAATTTCAGCGATGTTTGTTCCATTCATTAGGTCACTGTTCAGTGCCGTTCCCCCGAAAGTTGCAATCCACAAACATGCGATTAAAGGTGGAACAATTAAAACACCCACAATAAATTCTCGGATAGTACGCCCGCGTGATACGCGTGCAACAAACGCACCAACGAATGGCGACCAGGCAATTACCCAAGCCCAATAGAAAATCGTCCATTCTCGAACCCAGGTCCCTCCTCCTTCATAGGGAGTTAATCTGAAGCTATAGTTGATAAAGTTTGTAATATAATCGCCTAAACCTAATGTGAACGTGTTCAGAATAAATAAGGTAGGTCCAACAATAAATACGAATGCAAGTAATGTTAAGCATAATCCAAGGTTTAAATTACTAAGCCATTTAATCCCTTTATCCAAACCCGTAGTGGAAGATGTCAAATAGAGTACAAGCAATATCGTAGTGATAACAAGCTTTACCCATATTGAGTTCGGCACATCGAACACAGCATCAAGTCCACCAGCCATTTGTAAAATTCCTAATCCCAGTGACGTTGCTACCCCCATGACCGTTGCGATAACTGCCAGGGAATCAATTGTATGTTTAATACCTTTATTTTTACCTACCACAGGTTCAACAGCGGTGGAAATTAACCCATCTTTATTTTTTCTAAATTGAAGAAAGGCAATTAGCAGACCTACAATGGCAAAGACGGACCATTGACTGATTCCCCAATGAAAGAATGCGTACCCCATAGCTACGCGAGCTGCTTCTTCTGTTTGTCCTTCCAATTCAGGAAACGGCGTATTGAAGTAGTGGCTCATTGGCTCAGCTACACCCCAGAATACAAGTCCTGCACCGAAACCAGCCGAAAAGAGCATTCCGATCCAGGTAAAAAACGGATATTCCGGCCTTGAGTCTGGCGGGCCAAGTCTGATCTTTCCATATTTACTAATGGCTAACGCAAATAGAAAGAAGACGAAGACAAAAACGGCGATTAAATAGAACCAGCCGAAGTTTACAGTTGTAAAGTTGAAAAGTTTGGAAGATACAATGCTGAAACCTTCAGGGTTAACAGCACCAATAATTACTAGTATTCCCACTACAATAGAGGATACGAGGAAAACAGGGTTAAGTAGTTGATTCTTCATAGATAGTCCTTTCCATTTAAGTATTTGTTTACTTTAGTGTTCTAAGTAAAAGTGAGGATATATAATATGTAAAGCTATTCATTTATCCCCTTTTCAAGCAATTTTTAAACCTATAAGATGCCTGGGTGTCTCTTAAACCGTATCACAATCATGTTATTTTACATATTCATTTTACCAAATTCGTAAAGCTTCATGTATCATGCAGTCTCTTTACGGGTATAGGAAGGGGAATAGTATTTTGTCCATGTTTCAGCCCTTATACTCACTTTGGTCATTTTTGAAGCCAGTTTCATTTATGGAATGCCATGAGAGGCCATCTCTTGTATGGAATTGATTATCTAGTATAATACCCATAAAATTACGTCCCTCCTAAGCTCGTTTTCTTCAAATTATTTTAACAGAACTATGTGTTTTTGTCAGAATATTCTTGGTATCTGTGAGTAGCGGGAAAGGGTGAAAAGTGACGCTTTGCTCCATTTGAACTATTTAGCTTGTCCTTCCTCTATGTTGAAGAGAAGTTCAGTGTGAACAATGCTTGGAGCAAGTATGGCAGAATCTGTTGTTCATATGTGATAGGTCTTTTTTTTTAGGGGATACTATAATGGATAGGTTAAAAGGAGTGTTTTTCAAATGTTTGAACGTTGTTTACAGGTGAAGGAGTTTATGGCTTCCTATGAGGGGAAATGGATGGTCGCAGGCGGGTGGGCGATCGATTTACATATTGGAGAAGAAACACGGGATCATGAAGATATAGAGGTGGCTGTATTTCGTGATGAACAAAGAAGTTTAGCTTCACTGCTTGCTGATTGGGATATCTACATTGCTACAGAAGGGGAAAAGGAAAAATGGGATTTGGAGGATCCTATTGAACTTCCGATTCATGAGATTTATGCCTTTCATCAGGGAGGCAAGCAGCTAGAGATTTTAATAAATGAAAGAAATAGAGGAAGATGGAGGTTTAGAAAAGATCTAGAACTGACTTTTCCTTTATCGATGATGAACCTTCAATCGGAGCAGGGTGTTCCCTATTTAAATCCTGAAATCGTACTCTTGTATAAAGCAGCGAACACGAAGGAGAAAGATCATGATGATTTCAATTACGTTTTTCCGCATTTAAATGAGCATCAGAAAGAGTGGTTGAAGCAAGCCTTAATCCAGCATGTACCTAATCATCCCTGGCTCGAGGCACTACTATATTAGATCTGGAGGATAACGATGTATAAGGAAAAGGCCTGGGTCCATATTCGTGATAGTTTTTGGTTTCTGCCTGCGATTTATAGTATCATATCGATTTTATGTGTAACGCTAGTCACTATGATTGATTTTTGGATCATTCCTAAGATTAAAGAAAGTGTGCCCGGTATTCTGCTCATGAATACAAGTACAGCTCAAACTCTGTATGGCTCGCTGATTACATCGATCTTGACCATGACAACAATTAGTTTTTCTACGATCATGGTTGTACTTACCACATACTCGACTCAGTTTTCGCCGCGAACCTTGCAGGACTTTATGAAAAGCAGAGTAACCCAGCATGTGCTTGGTGTTTTCTCATTCGGCTTTATTTTCGTGATTATCAACTTACTTCTCATGGGCGGCGAACAGAGCAAAGCACTGATAAGCCCATTTCTAACCGTGGTCGTATCAATTGTTTGTCTCGGATTTTTTATAGTATTTATTCATCATTCATCAAGGTTTGTTCAAGTAAATAACTTAATAGGTACGATTCGATTAAGTACTTCTAAAGTAATAAAGAAAACTTTTCAGGACAAGGACTATTATGAATCCAGCGAATGGAACGAACAAAAAATCACAGAGAGAAAGAAAGCAAAGAAAACGACGGTATATGCAAGAAAATCAGGCTATGCTCAAGCTGTCCAAGTCCCGGACTTAGTTGGGTGGGCTAGTAAAAAAGATGCCCTGCTTGAAGCAAACTTTTATATAGGGAGTTATATTCAAAAGGGGATGCCTATTTATTCATGTTGGAGTAATATAGAGGATCAAGAAGAATTAGATGGATGTCATGAATTTTTACTAGTTGGAAATGAGAGAACAGACCTTCAGGATATTGAGTTTTCCATACAAAAACTGGTTGAAATTGCGGTTAAGGCCATATCACCTGCCGTCAACGATCCTCATACAGCTGTGAATTGTATTAATCGTATAGGTTCATTGTTAGCTGAACTCGGTACCGTGTACAAACCGATTCGTTATTATGGAGATGAAGAAAAGGGATTACGATTAATCATGGAGCCTCTTTCTTATGAACAGTATATTTATAAGAGCTTTTATCAAATACGAATTTATGGAAGCAAAGATATTTCCGTCATGAATGGAGTATTGGAAGCATTATATAAAGTGGCGACAGTTAATGATGAAGCAATCAAAAAGGATGTTTGGAAATTTGGTCTATATATTATAAGAGCTGTTGATAGGAAAGGACTTGACAAGTTGGATTATAAGCAATTTGCCTATCATGTAGAAAAACTGGCTTCCTCCTGTAATGAGTCTTTCCCCCTTGAAAAGTAAGGGGAGTATAGCTGCATGTAATTCTTCAACCGAGGTGTGCTGGGTATTTGACCGAACTAAGTAGACGTGAGCGAATAATAGGACATAGGTAGATATATCACGTATGATATAGTTAGATTATTTAAATAAAGGGGTAATATAGCATGGAATCTATTCAAACTAAGGATAATTTTCAAAACGTTATTGCGGGAGAACAGCCTGTAATTGTTAAGTTTCAAGCTGATTGGTGTCCAGATTGCCGTCGGATGGATCTGTTCATTGATGATATAGTAAAGGAATTTAATGGCTATAAATGGTATGATGTGAACAGAGATGAACTACCGGAAATTGCTGAAAAATATGAGGTCATGGGAATTCCTAGTCTTTTGGTTTTTCAGGATGGCAAGAAAACAGCTCATTTACATAGTGCGGATGCAAAAACTCCCGAAGAAGTTGAAGAGTTTTTGCAGCGCAGTTTGTAGGGGGAGCCTCCACATGGTAGTCCCATGTGGAGTTTCTTTTATATAAGAATGGGACTGGAGTTACCTTTACGAAACCTTGATTCTTATAACTTGAGCACTATTCTGCCGTACGCTTACTTGTTGTATGAAGGGGGATTTGATTTGACAAAACGATTATTACTGGTGGGAGCGGGCCATGCTCATATCGAGGTGCTTCGTTCTATGAAAGAGAAGCCGTTACATCATGTAAACGTATGTCTGATTTCGCCTTCAGAGTACTTTTATTATTCAGGAATGGTCTCTGGTTATATCGAGGGAATTTATTCTCTAGAAGAGATTCGAGTTGATGTAAAGAGATTAGCTCATCAAGCAGGGGTTCATTTTATCAGAAAAAAAGCTTCGCGCGTCTATCCAGCTTTCAAGAAGCTCTTCTGTCAGGGAGGTGCGGTCTATCCGTTTGATATGATCAGCTTTGACATTGGGGCAAAAAGTCAGCCGGATCAATTTGTCTCTACCTCTGACTATAATCATATAAATGATCCAAGTAAACAAATGATCGAGCAGCTAAAAGAACTGAGACAAACGAGCCATCCGCTTGTAATAGGCGGAGGAGCTGCTGGGTGCGAAATGGCCTTTGCTTTGCATGCGTATAAGAATAAAAACAAGATACCGGGACAGGTTCGTTTAGTCAGCACGTCCTCAGTTCTTGATTCGGTATCTAAGCGAAACGCAAGGAAACTGAAGGGTATTATGCAATCAAAAGGAATACAGATGTGGGAGCATGAACGAGCAGTGACCGTATACGATGATAATATTATGACTAGTGCAAACAATAAAATCAGACATACTGGGGTCCTTTGGCTTGGCAGCCCGGTTGCCGATCCACTATTTGAGACTTCAGGAATCGCAGTCGATGAAAAAGGTTTTCCGTTCGTTACAGATACCTTACAATTTGCAGACTATGAATTTATATTCGGGGTCGGTGACTGTGTAACATTAGAGTCCTCACCTGATTTAGACAAAACTGGAGTACACGCTGTCAAACAAGCTCCAATTCTTTGTGATAACTTACGCCGCTTTGCCGCTGCCATGGAATTAACCGTTTATGAACCTCAAAAGGTTGGACTCTATATATTATCAACGGGTATGAAGAAAGCATTGCTAATATACGGTCCTTTGACTTCATATACTAAACCGGCCTGGAAACTGAAAAATAAAATTGACCGTGAATATATAGATAAGTATAAATAAGGCGTTCATTCCAGTTTAATGGAAGGAACGCCTTATTTATACATTAAGCCAGTCTCGAACATTTCTTCTGAATAAGCTGCTTTCCCCTAACTTAACACGAAGTAATAAGGCTGATGGCAATTTAATAAAGGCGTTCTCGATAGCTCTCATTTAAGGAAACTTCAACCTTTTCTTGATCATGGCTATCTAACTTAGCATGAGCTGCCATCATTTTTGCCGGTGATGGAAGTGTGTTCCGTTCCGGCCACTGTTCTGGTTCCCACAGCTTGGAGCGTTTAAAAGCCTTTGCACAATGGATAAAACATTCATTGACTTCAACCACAATTTCAACCTTTGGAGCGCGTCCTTTCACTTCATGTTTTTTAAGAAGGTTCTCATCTTTAATGATGGTTGCTTTACCATTGATTCTCAAGGTCTCTTCTAAGCCTGGAATGATATAAAGAAGGCCAATATGGGGGTTTTCTAATATGTTTCTCATAGAATCAACTCGTTTATTACCCATGCGCTCTGGAATCAAAAGATGTTGTTCATCAAGTACCTGCGTAAATCCCGCAGCATCACCTCTTGGGGAATTATCACATTCTCCTTTAGCATTGGAGGTGCTCACTACGACAAAAGGGGAATAACTTAAGAATTGTTTGCTTAATTCATCAATATAGTGAATAACCTTATGCTCCGCGATCTTACCAGGTTTTCCTTGAAGAGAGTATAGTTCATCTTTTGAATGAACAGGTTTACGATAGGGTTTCATTAAACATTCCTCCAATGAGATAGTGTATGTGCTACGATAAAAAGAAAAGGGAGAGTCATAATATGTTTAAATCTTTAAATAAAGAACAAAAAGAGTATGTAATTGAACGCATCAAAGAGTACTTTGAACTTGAGCGTGGGGAAGAGCTGGGGGATTTAGCAGCTGATCAATTGCTTCATTTTATGATACAAGAAATAGGGCCAATTTTGTATAATCAAGGAGTGAAAGATTCAAGACAGATGGTGGATCAGAAAGTGCTGAACCTTGATGAGGATTTGCGTTCGCTCGAGCGTCCGGCTGGTAGAAATACTCGTACTTAATAGAGGGCAGGCCCATGGTTTCAATATGGGCTTACCTTGATTACTTGAACGCATCACTTACTAGACACTGTTCGGTTATGTATTTTTTTACGCTGATACGTAGATAGCAGGACTCCTCCAACAATAAATAGTGAACCTATTAGTTCTGAGCCCGTTATCGGTTTAGATAACAGGATTAATCCCATAACCATTGCCACAAAGGGTTCTAAATTAGATAAAATCGATGCCTTTGATGCATCAACATAACGAATGTTGGTATTCCAAATTAGTGTAGCCATTCCATGTACCACAATAGCTGTTCCAGCCAGGAATGCCCAATCTGGGAAATCAAAACTTACTCGAATAGGATGATCCAATGTAAATGCAAACGGAATAGAAATAATGAACCCTACGATATTTGAGTACAAGGTAATCGTAAGGGAGTCTAATCGTTTGGACAATCCTCTCGTCATAATAATCATAATCGCGAAGGTAACCATCGTTACCACTATCCACAAAAGTCCTCTTTCAACTTGTAAGGAGGATAAATTACCTTTTGTTACAACAAAATAAATGCCGATTATGGCTACAATAGATCCTATCAACATGCGTCTGGTTATTTTTTCTTTTAGGAAAATAGCTGCTAGAAAACCAGTCAGGATAGGGGTCGTTGCCAAAATTAATGCTGATGTAGTTGGGTCTGCTGTTTGCAGGCCTTCAAAAAATGACCATTGGTTGATGAAGACACCGACAACTCCAAGACAAAGGATCGATAGAATATCGGTTTTAGTCACTCTGTTCAAATGTCTTTTGTAAGCAGCTAACCCTAGTAACAACAACACAATAAACAAAAGTCTTAGCATGGTTAACATGGCAGGGGAGAACTCCTGAACTAATATCTTTCCAAATACAAAATTGCTTCCCCATACTGCTACGCAGAAAGTCAACCAACCATACGCTTTCAACATATTGACACCTTCTTTAAAAATTAATCCAATTGTTTCATTTTATACCTGTCCAATTAGTTAGTCGAACTTTTTTCTTCAAATGGTTTCGTTATCTTGCTTTTATATTCGGAACACCTTTCATATCAAACGGTTTGGGGTACAATTCCCTTAGGGGGGATTACATGGAAACATCACACGTGCCAAACGAATACTGGAAAGCTATTGTTGCCAATAATGCTGCATATGATGATGTCTTCTTTTATGGTGTTCAAACGACCGGAATCTTTTGTCGGCCATCTTGTAAATCAAAGGTTCCTAATATTGAGAATGTACGTATCTTTAAAAATGCTAAGGCAGCTCAATCAGAGGAGTTCCGACCTTGCAAACGATGTAAGCCTGAGGGGTTACGTCTCCCTGACCATGAGTGGGTTGAACAAATGACTAAATGGATAGATCGGTATTATTATGAACCGTTAACCCTGGATAAACTGGCGGAAATTAGTCACGGTAGTCCCTCCCATTTGCAGCGTACATTTAAGCGTGTAAGCGGGATTAGTCCGCTCGAGTATATTCAACAGAAGCGTATTGCAAAAGCCATTCGTGATCTCAAGGAGACAGATAATCCTGTAGCAGATATAGGAGTGTCAGTAGGCTTGTCTAATCATGCCTATTTTGTAACATTGTTTAAGAAAAAGACAGGTACTACCCCTTCTGAGTATAGAAAACAGTGTAAGGAGAGGGAGCTATGAACCAAATAAAAAGTGACACTTTATCCTGGTCAAGGTTAGAATATGGTAACTGGAATTTTTATGTGGCTGCAACATCAAAGGGGCTTAGTTATGTCGGGGAGCCGAACAGTTCCTTTGGAAAGATGGAGGACTGGGCAAAGCGTCGCTTCCCGCAATCCGAGTTCATCTTGGACGATACCAGATTACAGTCTTTTAAAAAGGAGTTACTGGAATATTTACAAGGCAAGCGAAAGTGGTTTACATTTTCGACAGATGTTCAGGGAACCGTATTTCAAACAAGAATATGGGGAGCTTTACAACAAATTCCTTATGGTGAAACGTGGACGTATTCGCAAATTGCTGACATGATTGGAAAGCCATCTGCTGTACGGGCAGTTGGCGCTGCTATTGGGTCCAACCCCGTACTAATCTCTATCCCATGTCACCGTGTAATAGGTAAGAATGGTACATTAACGGGTTACCGTGGAGGATTGGAAATGAAAAGGTATTTGTTAAGGATCGAGAAACAAGTAAAGGTGAATCACATTGAGAAGTAATTTACTATATAAACATCCAAAGACCATCCTAAATAAGGGATCAGGGTATTTAGCCGGGTATAGTCATTCATTAAATCCCTATACTGGCTGTGCTTTTGGCTGCTCCTTTTGTTATGTGAGGAAAATGCCTGTCGCAACCTTTAGAAAGGAAGAGTGGGGGACATGGGTGGATATCAAAAAAGGATCAGCTGAATTATTGGAGAAGGAACTAACCCGTGCCAAAGCT
This region includes:
- a CDS encoding FAD-dependent oxidoreductase, whose translation is MTKRLLLVGAGHAHIEVLRSMKEKPLHHVNVCLISPSEYFYYSGMVSGYIEGIYSLEEIRVDVKRLAHQAGVHFIRKKASRVYPAFKKLFCQGGAVYPFDMISFDIGAKSQPDQFVSTSDYNHINDPSKQMIEQLKELRQTSHPLVIGGGAAGCEMAFALHAYKNKNKIPGQVRLVSTSSVLDSVSKRNARKLKGIMQSKGIQMWEHERAVTVYDDNIMTSANNKIRHTGVLWLGSPVADPLFETSGIAVDEKGFPFVTDTLQFADYEFIFGVGDCVTLESSPDLDKTGVHAVKQAPILCDNLRRFAAAMELTVYEPQKVGLYILSTGMKKALLIYGPLTSYTKPAWKLKNKIDREYIDKYK
- a CDS encoding pyridoxamine 5'-phosphate oxidase family protein; amino-acid sequence: MKPYRKPVHSKDELYSLQGKPGKIAEHKVIHYIDELSKQFLSYSPFVVVSTSNAKGECDNSPRGDAAGFTQVLDEQHLLIPERMGNKRVDSMRNILENPHIGLLYIIPGLEETLRINGKATIIKDENLLKKHEVKGRAPKVEIVVEVNECFIHCAKAFKRSKLWEPEQWPERNTLPSPAKMMAAHAKLDSHDQEKVEVSLNESYRERLY
- a CDS encoding DUF2164 domain-containing protein — its product is MFKSLNKEQKEYVIERIKEYFELERGEELGDLAADQLLHFMIQEIGPILYNQGVKDSRQMVDQKVLNLDEDLRSLERPAGRNTRT
- a CDS encoding DMT family transporter produces the protein MLKAYGWLTFCVAVWGSNFVFGKILVQEFSPAMLTMLRLLFIVLLLLGLAAYKRHLNRVTKTDILSILCLGVVGVFINQWSFFEGLQTADPTTSALILATTPILTGFLAAIFLKEKITRRMLIGSIVAIIGIYFVVTKGNLSSLQVERGLLWIVVTMVTFAIMIIMTRGLSKRLDSLTITLYSNIVGFIISIPFAFTLDHPIRVSFDFPDWAFLAGTAIVVHGMATLIWNTNIRYVDASKASILSNLEPFVAMVMGLILLSKPITGSELIGSLFIVGGVLLSTYQRKKIHNRTVSSK
- a CDS encoding bifunctional transcriptional activator/DNA repair enzyme AdaA, which encodes METSHVPNEYWKAIVANNAAYDDVFFYGVQTTGIFCRPSCKSKVPNIENVRIFKNAKAAQSEEFRPCKRCKPEGLRLPDHEWVEQMTKWIDRYYYEPLTLDKLAEISHGSPSHLQRTFKRVSGISPLEYIQQKRIAKAIRDLKETDNPVADIGVSVGLSNHAYFVTLFKKKTGTTPSEYRKQCKEREL
- a CDS encoding methylated-DNA--[protein]-cysteine S-methyltransferase; amino-acid sequence: MNQIKSDTLSWSRLEYGNWNFYVAATSKGLSYVGEPNSSFGKMEDWAKRRFPQSEFILDDTRLQSFKKELLEYLQGKRKWFTFSTDVQGTVFQTRIWGALQQIPYGETWTYSQIADMIGKPSAVRAVGAAIGSNPVLISIPCHRVIGKNGTLTGYRGGLEMKRYLLRIEKQVKVNHIEK